The region AGTAGGTTTTACTCAAGCATCTGCTTTAGATAGGGGAAGATTGCTAATTCGAGGAATGAGACTTGATGGAAGTATTGCACGTATGAGTATAACATTTCGAGCGCAAGAAGGAGAAAGCCTAACTCAAGAGGCTACCGTTTTCGTGCCGGATGTAGAAGAATATTGGGGCAATTTTCCCTCGTTTATCGGGTTAGCTGGTTTTCTGGAAAGAATACGTTTTGCTATCGATCCTTTAACTGACACTTTTTATTTTGGGCCACTTTCATAAAGCGCAAGTGCAAGATTTCAGTTAAAATAAAAAAGTTACTCACGCGCTATGCCATTCATGTGAAACAGCCTTGCAATTCGGGCGGTGGATCGCCGTCCTTGCGTTTAGTTCCAACAAGCATCACTAGCTTGCTCTTAAATGTACGAATCTGTCACGGATTTCCTATTACAGATAGGTTTCCGTGAAACTAATGAAGAAATCCGTAACAGATTCGCTTGAGTTGAGCAATCTAGTCCTGGGGTATTTACGAAGGGGCAACATTTTGGCAATAGCGTGTGATATTTTTTAATATGGCAATTTTTGACACAATTTCGCTTTTAATTTATTAATAAGACGTATGCTGACAAATTTGTAGATGGCAGAGGTTATGCAAAAACCGATTCGGATTCTATTGCAAACGACCATTCCCACGACGGAAGATGATTGGAGTATCGATCGCTTCTCATTATTGCGCGACTATCTCGCTTCTGTCAAAGACGAAGCGGGGAACAACCTCTTCGAGGTGACGGCGCGTGACCGAGAATCCGATGCAGAAGGAAACGACCCCATTTTAAGCAACCTTGGCGAATCAAATTTCGACGAACTATGGTTATTTGCAGTCGATGTCGGTAACGGACTCACGGAAAAAGACCATGCA is a window of Aerosakkonema funiforme FACHB-1375 DNA encoding:
- a CDS encoding pepsin/retropepsin-like aspartic protease family protein, whose translation is MILLSRDGDTFASGAIPYFYRPATEGETTNRIILRAEIEGYATEAIVDTGAPYVVVAPRVARLVGFTQASALDRGRLLIRGMRLDGSIARMSITFRAQEGESLTQEATVFVPDVEEYWGNFPSFIGLAGFLERIRFAIDPLTDTFYFGPLS